Proteins encoded within one genomic window of Anastrepha ludens isolate Willacy chromosome 4, idAnaLude1.1, whole genome shotgun sequence:
- the LOC128860712 gene encoding uncharacterized protein LOC128860712 — protein MQRFGCQRPLLILPLFGFVCMSLAGFVSAVIQTNQDSYSSTVVGDVVVFRNETIWQCDRVFCPIDTEQCVVTKSMSPDSSTVLIRRNICVSPKNDTLIDTSFNETVEPNTNVELRLVSTKSGSYINGGSSSGINIADVNQINEKIQKDVENIIRQSTQNAQLDLRRAQNEARRSVQEANRDIQKTTEEVLRSLQETHREVQRAQFEAAQSLRNVPFWGWW, from the exons ATGCAACGATTCGGATGTCAACGTCCTTTACTTATTTTGCCACTTTTTGGATTCGTTTGTATGAGTCTCGCCGGTTTCGTAAGCGCTGTAATTCAAACCAACCAAGATAGCTATAGTAGCACCGTAGTTGGAGATGTGGTCGTATTCAGAAATGAAA CTATTTGGCAGTGTGATCGCGTTTTCTGTCCAATAGATACGGAGCAATGTGTGGTAACAAAGTCTATGTCGCCTGATAGTTCAACGGTGCTGATACGAAGAAATATTTGCGTGTCGCCAAAAAACGATACTCTCATTGATACATCTTTTAATGAAACAGTGGAGCCAAATACAAATGTTGAATTAAGATTGGTTAGTACGAAAAGTGGTTCGTATATTAACGGAGGATCATCTAGCGGCATTAACATCGCGGACGTGAATCAGATtaacgaaaaaattcaaaaagatgTCGAGAACATTATACGGCAAAGTACGCAGAATGCACAATTAGACCTTCGGAGAGCACAGAATGAAGCACGAAGAAGTGTGCAGGAAGCAAACCGCGATATTCAGAAAACAACAGAGGAAGTTCTAAGAAGCCTACAGGAAACACATCGCGAAGTTCAGCGGGCACAATTCGAAGCAGCGCAATCTCTCAGAAACGTGCCCTTCTGGGGGTGGTGGTAA